In Calditrichota bacterium, the following proteins share a genomic window:
- a CDS encoding AMP-binding protein, which produces MKFGLTRTTLDEFFDRVIEKYATRPSLAFVGETPFTYAELGRRVKTIQNLLTKLDIQKGDPIVLLGNSSPNWATAFLAIMTRGAVAVPILEGFPETDIDHIIRHSEAKAVFIEEDYANSLTLPSLERIEHVVNLTDFS; this is translated from the coding sequence ATGAAATTCGGACTGACGCGCACCACACTGGATGAATTTTTTGACCGGGTTATCGAAAAATATGCGACCCGCCCCTCTCTTGCTTTCGTCGGGGAAACCCCCTTTACCTACGCCGAGCTGGGCCGTCGGGTAAAAACGATTCAGAACCTGCTGACTAAACTGGATATTCAAAAAGGCGACCCGATTGTGCTTCTTGGAAATTCATCACCCAATTGGGCTACGGCCTTTCTGGCCATTATGACCCGGGGCGCCGTGGCGGTTCCAATCCTGGAGGGTTTTCCTGAAACAGACATCGACCACATTATTCGCCATTCGGAAGCTAAAGCCGTGTTTATTGAGGAAGATTACGCCAACAGTCTCACATTACCCTCTCTCGAAAGAATTGAACACGTTGTAAATTTGACGGACTTTTC
- a CDS encoding lysoplasmalogenase translates to MLILLLTILIAVSAVLAILTDYSGPRIGHYIFKPLTTTAIFVLALYLGWHQHTWYRTAILIGLLFSLAGDIFLMLPKDRFLPGLVSFLIAHLFYISAFTAGRGFGFTWWLFLIVLIYGMSIFFYLKKDLGSFTVPVLVYVMVILTMVWQAGENWLATPKTAFLFAFAGAFLFALSDSTLAVNRFRKKFPAARALVLGSYFLAQWLIALSLR, encoded by the coding sequence ATGTTAATTCTTTTACTGACCATTTTGATTGCTGTTTCAGCCGTTCTGGCTATTTTAACGGATTATTCGGGCCCTCGCATCGGGCACTATATTTTTAAGCCCCTCACCACAACGGCCATTTTTGTGCTGGCCCTCTATCTGGGATGGCACCAGCACACCTGGTATCGGACAGCCATTCTCATCGGCCTTCTTTTTTCCCTGGCCGGCGATATATTTTTGATGCTTCCAAAAGACCGCTTCCTTCCGGGATTGGTGAGTTTTCTCATTGCACATCTCTTCTATATTTCCGCCTTTACGGCGGGAAGAGGATTCGGCTTTACCTGGTGGCTGTTCCTGATAGTCCTCATTTACGGAATGAGCATTTTTTTCTATCTGAAAAAAGACCTTGGATCATTCACGGTCCCGGTACTCGTTTACGTGATGGTCATTCTCACCATGGTCTGGCAGGCCGGCGAAAACTGGCTGGCCACTCCAAAAACCGCCTTTCTCTTTGCTTTTGCAGGAGCCTTTCTTTTTGCACTTTCTGATTCCACATTGGCTGTCAACCGCTTCCGAAAAAAATTCCCGGCCGCGCGGGCACTCGTGTTGGGGTCGTACTTTCTCGCCCAGTGGCTGATTGCCCTGTCGCTCCGGTAA
- a CDS encoding TolC family protein → MGRFAKLSFPFLLIFFDVLLANPLHSQNVRSLTLEEAISIARKKSYQMQTLYENLKSAEENLKAAKGQFKTNAHLNLSSPDFRQQVSEIPVPNGLPVYNTTGTLLYQTNLTVNQPLPTNGFFSLRSSLFQEQVSTYVALNQQTFKRKDFYTSVSLQFQQPLFTLNTLKVGLKKAKLNYETARLRYKQETANMVYNVTQGFYNLYQAERLLEIAKEEVKEREDAYTLAQNKFKAGLIPEVEAMQLGVDLAQSKNNLMVARGNHQRLSDSFKQLIGLPLDEPIRLIPNLSYKEIHISLSDAIARALKNRPEIQEQKIQVELAKIHIREVDSQSEVKGMFSAYYNLTGISDPSLPFSTRPYDLFQSSTADMKTRPRNKGVSFTLSIPLWDWGVNRAQVNSARAALKMAELDQKNQEVSIRRQIRALVGRVQEALDRLQILDKNREVARKSFQISLARFENGEITSQELARVQDQLSQAAVNYLSAFIAYKLALADLERNTLYNYEEEK, encoded by the coding sequence GCAAACCCTTTACATTCTCAAAATGTCCGCAGCCTGACATTGGAAGAGGCGATTTCAATTGCGCGGAAGAAAAGTTACCAGATGCAAACCCTCTACGAAAATCTGAAATCTGCCGAAGAAAATTTAAAAGCAGCCAAAGGACAATTTAAAACCAACGCTCACCTGAACCTTTCATCACCGGATTTTCGCCAACAGGTTTCGGAAATTCCCGTACCCAACGGACTTCCCGTTTACAACACAACCGGAACTCTGCTCTACCAGACCAATCTGACCGTCAACCAGCCGCTTCCTACAAACGGATTTTTCTCTCTGCGTTCCAGTCTGTTCCAGGAGCAGGTATCGACCTATGTGGCTCTGAATCAACAAACCTTCAAACGAAAGGATTTTTACACGTCCGTTAGCCTGCAATTTCAGCAGCCTCTTTTTACTCTGAACACACTGAAGGTGGGACTCAAGAAGGCAAAACTCAATTACGAAACCGCCCGGCTTCGCTACAAACAGGAAACGGCCAATATGGTTTACAACGTCACGCAAGGGTTTTACAACCTTTACCAGGCCGAGCGACTGCTGGAAATTGCAAAAGAAGAAGTCAAAGAGCGCGAAGATGCGTACACACTGGCTCAGAATAAATTCAAGGCGGGATTGATTCCCGAAGTGGAAGCCATGCAGTTGGGGGTCGATTTGGCCCAGAGCAAGAATAATTTGATGGTGGCCCGGGGGAATCACCAACGGCTGTCGGACAGTTTTAAACAGTTGATCGGCCTGCCACTGGACGAACCCATTCGCCTGATTCCCAATCTTTCTTACAAAGAAATACACATTTCGCTTTCAGATGCCATTGCGCGCGCATTGAAAAACCGGCCGGAAATTCAAGAGCAGAAAATCCAGGTGGAACTGGCCAAAATTCACATTCGGGAGGTAGACAGCCAATCGGAGGTCAAGGGAATGTTCTCCGCCTACTACAATCTGACGGGCATTAGTGATCCTTCCCTTCCTTTTTCCACACGCCCCTACGACTTATTCCAATCCAGCACGGCCGATATGAAAACACGTCCCAGAAACAAGGGCGTTTCCTTCACCCTGAGCATTCCTCTCTGGGATTGGGGCGTCAATCGGGCCCAGGTCAATTCCGCCCGGGCAGCCTTGAAAATGGCCGAACTGGATCAGAAGAATCAGGAGGTTTCCATCCGCCGGCAAATTCGCGCCCTGGTCGGCCGGGTTCAGGAAGCCCTGGATCGCCTGCAGATTCTGGACAAAAATCGGGAGGTGGCCCGAAAAAGCTTTCAAATTAGTCTGGCCCGATTTGAAAACGGAGAAATTACCAGTCAGGAGCTGGCTCGTGTTCAGGATCAGTTGAGTCAGGCGGCTGTTAATTACCTTTCGGCCTTTATTGCGTACAAATTGGCCCTGGCCGATTTGGAGAGAAATACCCTTTACAATTACGAAGAAGAAAAATAG